Proteins encoded by one window of Glycine soja cultivar W05 chromosome 15, ASM419377v2, whole genome shotgun sequence:
- the LOC114388046 gene encoding U-box domain-containing protein 35-like, which produces MGSNAGEESTVIAIDSDRNSPHAVKWAVEHLLKKNASCTLIHVRTKTLYSHDFEVIPKQGRPPTEEELHHFFLPFRGFCARKGIVAKELVLHGIDVSNALTDYIIDNSINNIVVGASRWNAFIRKFKDVDVPTSLVRSVPESCTVHVISKGKVQNIRRADHSQNISNALSKSLKGIRGSFRSDEDLNRKSVKYGHRQGSNNDGAMKHEKFTQEDVVKAWLAEEATLSLAEVKRKKTKAAMESAEMSKCLAEMKSHKGKQTEIRAMHEEEDRNKALNASAHNKILFKRYNIKEIEVATNYFDNALKIGEGGYGPVFKGVLDHTDVAIKALKPDISQGERQFQQEVNVLSTIKHPNMVQLLGACPEYGCLVYEYIENGSLEDRLFQKDNTPTIPWKVRFKIASEIATGLLFLHQTKPEPVVHRDLKPANILLDRNYVSKITDVGLARLVPPSVANKTTQYHKTTAAGTFCYIDPEYQQTGLLGVKSDIYSLGVMLLQIITGKPPMGVAHLVEEAIDKGKLLEVLDPNVKDWPLEETLSYARLALKCCEMRKRDRPDLSSVILPELNRLRNLGEVAIYTDIVPAKQVSD; this is translated from the exons ATGGGTTCAAATGCAGGAGAAGAATCTACCGTGATCGCCATTGATAGCGACCGGAACAGCCCACACGCCGTCAAGTGGGCTGTGGAACATCTTTTGAAGAAGAACGCTTCTTGCACCCTCATTCACGTTAGAACCAAGACCTTGTATTCAC ATGATTTTGAGGTTATCCCTAAACAAGGTCGTCCGCCGACAGAAGAAGAATTGCaccatttttttcttccctttcgAGGATTTTGTGCACGAAAAGGG ATCGTAGCTAAGGAGTTAGTCCTGCATGGCATTGACGTTTCAAATGCGCTAACTGATTACATCATTGACAACTCTATCAACAATATCGTTGTTGGCGCTTCCCGCTGGAATGCTTTTATAAG GAAATTTAAAGACGTAGATGTGCCAACAAGCTTAGTCAGGTCTGTGCCAGAGTCTTGCACAGTGCATGTTATATCAAAAGGAAAAGTTCAGAATATTCGACGTGCAGatcattctcaaaatattaGTAACGCACTATCAAAATCTTTGAAAGGTATCAGGGGAAGTTTTCGGTCTGATGAAGATTTAAACAG AAAATCGGTCAAGTATGGACATAGGCAAGGCTCAAACAATGATGGG GCAATGAAGCATGAAAAGTTTACGCAAGAAGATGTAGTTAAAGCTTGGCTTGCTGAAGAGGCTACATTGAGTTTGGCAGAggtaaaaaggaagaaaaccaaGGCAGCAATGGAGTCAGCTGAAATGTCAAAATGCCTAGCAGAAATGAAGAGCcataaaggaaaacaaactgAAATAAGAGCCATGCATGAGGAAGAAGACAGAAATAAAGCATTAAATGCAAGTGcacataacaaaattttatttaaaagatacAACATTAAAGAAATTGAAGTTGCAACTAATTACTTTGACAATGCCCTCAAAATCGGTGAAGGTGGTTATGGGCCTGTTTTTAAAGGAGTGCTTGATCACACTGATGTTGCAATCAAGGCCCTCAAACCAGACATATCCCAAGGGGAAaggcagtttcaacaagag GTTAATGTTTTGAGCACTATAAAGCATCCAAACATGGTTCAACTTCTAGGTGCCTGTCCAGAGTACGGATGCCTTGTATATGAGTACATTGAAAATGGTAGCTTAGAAGATCGCCTCTTCCAAAAAGATAACACTCCAACAATTCCATGGAAAGTTCGATTCAAAATAGCATCAGAAATTGCCACTggccttcttttccttcaccaGACAAAGCCTGAGCCGGTTGTGCATCGTGATCTCAAGCCAGCAAACATTTTGTTGGACCGCAACTATGTGAGCAAGATCACTGATGTGGGTTTGGCAAGGCTAGTTCCCCCTAGTGTAGCCAACAAAACCACTCAATACCACAAGACAACTGCAGCTGGTACATTTTGCTACATTGACCCAGAATATCAACAAACAGGACTATTGGGTGTAAAATCAGACATATATTCATTAGGTGTAATGCTGCTACAAATTATCACCGGAAAACCTCCCATGGGTGTCGCACACCTTGTTGAGGAGGCTATAGACAAGGGTAAACTCCTAGAGGTGCTTGATCCAAATGTCAAAGATTGGCCACTTGAAGAGACTTTATCATATGCTAGGTTGGCTTTAAAGTGTTGTGAGATGAGAAAACGGGATAGACCAGACCTTAGTTCTGTCATTTTGCCAGAGCTGAATCGACTCCGAAATCTCGGAGAAGTAGCCATTTACACTGATATTGTACCCGCCAAACAGGTTAGTGACTAA
- the LOC114385711 gene encoding threonine synthase, chloroplastic-like, whose amino-acid sequence MASSSLFQSLPFSLQTSKPYAPPKPAAHFVVRAQSPLTQNNNSSSKHRRPADENIRDEARRINAPHDHHLFSAKYVPFNADSSSSSSTESYSLDEIVYRSQSGGLLDVQHDMDALKRFDGEYWRNLFDSRVGKTTWPYGSGVWSKKEWVLPEIHDDDIVSAFEGNSNLFWAERFGKQFLGMNDLWVKHCGISHTGSFKDLGMTVLVSQVNRLRKMNRPVVGVGCASTGDTSAALSAYCASAAIPSIVFLPANKISLAQLVQPIANGAFVLSIDTDFDGCMQLIREVTAELPIYLANSLNSLRLEGQKTAAIEILQQFDWQVPDWVIVPGGNLGNIYAFYKGFKMCQELGLVDKIPRLVCAQAANADPLYLYFKSGWKEFKPVKSSTTFASAIQIGDPVSIDRAVHALKSCDGIVEEATEEELMDATAQADSTGMFICPHTGVALTALFKLRNSGVIKATDRTVVVSTAHGLKFTQSKIDYHSKDIKDMACRYANPPMQVKADFGSVMDVLKTYLQSKAH is encoded by the coding sequence ATGGCTTCCTCTTCTCTGTTTCAGtctctccctttctctctcCAAACCTCTAAACCCTACGCGCCTCCCAAACCCGCCGCCCACTTCGTTGTCCGCGCCCAATCCCCCCTCACTCAGAACAACAACTCCTCCTCCAAGCATCGCCGCCCCGCCGACGAGAACATCCGCGACGAGGCCCGCCGCATCAATGCGCCCCACGACCACCACCTCTTCTCGGCCAAGTACGTCCCCTTCAACGCcgactcctcctcctcctcctccacgGAGTCCTACTCGCTCGACGAGATCGTCTACCGCTCCCAATCCGGCGGCCTCCTGGACGTCCAGCACGACATGGATGCCCTCAAGCGTTTCGACGGCGAGTACTGGCGCAACCTCTTCGACTCGCGCGTGGGCAAAACCACCTGGCCTTACGGCTCCGGCGTCTGGAGCAAAAAAGAATGGGTCCTCCCCGAGATCCACGACGACGATATCGTCTCCGCCTTCGAGGGTAACTCCAACCTCTTCTGGGCCGAGCGTTTCGGCAAACAGTTCCTCGGCATGAACGATTTGTGGGTCAAACACTGCGGAATCAGCCACACGGGCAGCTTCAAGGATCTCGGCATGACCGTCCTCGTCAGCCAGGTCAATCGCTTGAGAAAAATGAACCGCCCCGTCGTCGGTGTTGGTTGCGCCTCCACCGGTGACACATCGGCCGCTTTATCCGCCTATTGCGCTTCCGCTGCCATTCCTTCCATTGTGTTTTTGCCTGCTAATAAAATCTCTCTTGCCCAACTTGTTCAGCCTATTGCCAATGGAGCCTTTGTGTTGAGTATCGACACTGATTTTGATGGTTGCATGCAGTTGATCAGAGAGGTCACTGCTGAGTTGCCTATTTATTTGGCTAACTCTCTCAACAGTTTGAGGTTGGAAGGGCAGAAGACTGCTGCTATTGAGATTCTGCAGCAGTTTGATTGGCAGGTTCCTGATTGGGTCATTGTGCCTGGAGGCAACCTTGGCAACATTTATGCCTTTTACAAAGGGTTTAAGATGTGTCAAGAGCTTGGGCTTGTGGATAAGATTCCAAGGCTTGTTTGTGCTCAGGCTGCCAATGCTGATCCTTTGTATTTGTACTTTAAATCCGGGTGGAAGGAGTTTAAGCCTGTGAAGTCGAGCACTACATTTGCCTCTGCCATTCAAATTGGTGATCCTGTTTCCATTGACAGGGCGGTTCACGCGCTAAAGAGTTGCGATGGGATTGTGGAGGAGGCCACGGAGGAGGAGTTGATGGATGCTACAGCGCAGGCGGATTCTACTGGGATGTTTATTTGCCCCCACACCGGGGTTGCTTTAACTGCATTGTTTAAGCTCAGGAACAGCGGGGTTATTAAGGCCACTGATAGGACTGTGGTGGTTAGCACTGCTCATGGCTTGAAGTTCACTCAGTCCAAGATTGATTACCATTCTAAGGACATCAAGGACATGGCTTGCCGCTATGCTAACCCGCCCATGCAAGTGAAGGCAGACTTTGGCTCGGTTATGGATGTTTTGAAGACGTATTTGCAGAGTAAGGCTCATTAG
- the LOC114385712 gene encoding uncharacterized protein LOC114385712 produces MEEEEEEDTSPPFWTESGGRRRLRRSYSLFLSSSAPLICLLVIALAFMLVIIPTLHSFTTQIFKPNSVKKSWDSLNFVLILFAILCGFLSRNNSNTNESFSDTPLEYDKPNPPLPRPWYEESDRTPYKSYNRLRSFSSHPNLRQESQWLAADERWRFYDDTHVNGYRGFDLEEHRQHRTEAGEEESVENIEVVAKEVPPPPAPAERRSGGNKNKRTSATKELLTSSKGKKKKQRQGNVESVKSIPSQPSSVFHNMFSSKESKLKKVNSASSSHVSFSKTEPVRGDVVATSSRSNKREDFYASEENVVVTGNDSPLISIPPPPPPPPFKMPAWKFWVQGDFVRIDGISSWSSDLEDEIVESPSSEDGGAPEILLFYPSPDVDTKADTFIERFRAGLREEKKGIRTSNLRPSPKPEAGRTK; encoded by the coding sequence atggaagaagaagaagaagaagacacgTCGCCACCGTTCTGGACGGAAAGCGGCGGTCGCCGCCGTCTCCGCCGCTCGTACTCGCTGTTCCTCAGCTCCAGTGCACCTCTAATATGCCTTCTGGTGATTGCACTCGCATTCATGCTGGTCATAATTCCCACGCTGCACTCTTTCACCACCCAAATTTTCAAACCCAATTCGGTGAAGAAGAGCTGGGACTCCCTCAACTTTGTGCTTATCCTCTTCGCCATTCTCTGTGGCTTCCTCAGCAGGAACAACTCCAACACCAACGAAAGCTTCTCCGACACGCCACTTGAGTACGACAAACCAAACCCTCCATTACCGCGACCGTGGTACGAGGAATCAGATCGAACGCCGTACAAATCGTATAACAGGCTGAGGAGTTTCAGCTCCCACCCGAATCTCCGGCAAGAGTCGCAGTGGCTCGCCGCCGATGAACGGTGGCGATTCTATGACGATACGCACGTTAACGGTTACCGTGGATTTGACTTGGAGGAACACCGGCAGCATAGAACGGAGGCCGGAGAAGAAGAGAGCGTTGAGAACATAGAAGTGGTAGCGAAGGAGGTTCCACCACCGCCAGCTCCGGCGGAGAGGAGGAGTGGGGGAAATAAGAATAAGAGAACAAGTGCAACTAAAGAGTTGTTGACATCTTCGaagggaaagaagaagaaacaaagacaaGGAAACGTTGAAAGTGTTAAGAGCATTCCTTCACAACCTTCCTCAGTTTTTCATAATATGTTTTCTTCTAAGGAAAGCAAGCTCAAGAAAGTTAACTCTGCTTCATCGTCGCATGTTTCATTTTCCAAAACCGAACCGGTTCGTGGGGATGTGGTGGCTACTTCCAGTAGATCAAACAAGAGAGAGGATTTCTATGCTTCAGAAGAAAATGTGGTTGTTACTGGCAACGACTCACCTTTGATCTCGATACCTCCACCGCCGCCACCACCGCCGTTCAAAATGCCGGCATGGAAGTTCTGGGTGCAGGGTGACTTTGTTAGAATAGATGGCATTAGTAGCTGGAGTAGTGATTTGGAAGATGAAATTGTGGAATCACCGAGCAGTGAAGATGGTGGAGCACCTGAAATCTTATTGTTCTATCCTAGTCCTGATGTTGATACCAAAGCTGATACTTTTATTGAAAGGTTCAGAGCTGGTTTAAGGGAGGAGAAGAAGGGAATTCGTACGTCCAATCTACGCCCTTCACCAAAGCCAGAAGCTGGACGGACCAAGTAG
- the LOC114387271 gene encoding glycosyltransferase family protein 64 C3-like, which translates to MTSPATAILLAATLIGVVSAATRPPDPPECVPEPNQNPQILRRDKLTVLMNGFSESRIPLLQSLAATYSLSPIVSSVLVLWGDPATSPRVLHRLAHNLTLSSSSSAPISLLLQPSTSLNNRFLPRPNDISTDAVLVCDDDVEVDPTTLEFAFRVWTQNPHRLVGLFARSHDFDLDRREWAYTVHPDRFSIVLTKFMLLKTRYLFLYTCPGGPRMARVRGVVDEVRNCEDILMNFVVAEEAEVGPVLVGAKRVRDYGDARNEEKGVSVVGLSSRKGEHRKRRGWCIREFHRLLGTMPLRYSYGKVVDSVGEQALCFKGRKLVYCDQ; encoded by the coding sequence ATGACTTCACCAGCGACGGCCATCCTCCTCGCCGCAACCCTAATCGGCGTCGTTTCAGCCGCAACAAGACCACCAGACCCACCGGAATGCGTGCCGGAACCGAATCAGAACCCGCAGATCCTCCGCCGCGACAAACTCACGGTCCTCATGAACGGCTTCTCGGAGTCCCGAATCCCGCTCCTCCAATCCCTGGCCGCTACGTACTCCCTCTCCCCCATCGTGTCCTCCGTGCTCGTCCTCTGGGGCGACCCCGCCACATCGCCACGTGTCCTTCACCGATTGGCCCACAACCTCACcctctcttcttcctcctcaGCACCAATCTCACTTCTCCTCCAACCCTCCACCAGCCTCAACAACCGCTTCCTCCCGCGCCCCAACGACATCTCCACCGACGCCGTTTTGGTCTGCGACGACGACGTGGAGGTGGACCCCACAACCTTGGAATTTGCGTTTCGCGTTTGGACGCAAAACCCGCACCGGTTAGTTGGGCTCTTCGCGCGGTCGCATGATTTCGACCTGGACCGGAGGGAGTGGGCCTACACGGTCCACCCCGACCGGTTCTCCATCGTGCTAACGAAGTTCATGTTGTTAAAGACACGCTACCTGTTCCTCTACACGTGCCCGGGTGGGCCCCGCATGGCGCGCGTGCGGGGGGTCGTGGACGAGGTGCGGAACTGCGAGGATATACTGATGAACTTTGTTGTGGCGGAGGAGGCGGAGGTGGGGCCAGTTTTGGTCGGGGCGAAGAGAGTAAGGGATTACGGTGATGccagaaatgaagaaaaaggaGTGAGTGTGGTGGGGTTGAGTAGCAGGAAAGGGGAGCATAGGAAGAGGAGAGGGTGGTGCATAAGGGAGTTTCATAGGCTCTTGGGGACAATGCCTTTGAGGTATAGCTATGGGAAGGTGGTGGATTCTGTTGGGGAACAAGCCTTGTGTTTCAAAGGTCGCAAGTTGGTGTATTGTGATCAGTGA